From the Mycobacterium sp. 155 genome, the window GGTAGGAGGCCTCTCGCAACGCGCGATAGGTCGCCTCTCCGACCATGCCGTCTACCAGCAGCCCGCGATGCTGCTGGAAGGCACGTACTGCCTGGTCGAGTTCGGCATCGAACACATCCAGGGCGACATGCCTACCGGTGCTCAGATCGGCGTCGGGGCTGTCGATGAGACCGAGCGCCATGAGCGCTTCCCGGATCTCGGTGACCGCACCGCCACGGTCACCGTGACGCAGACTCGACATACGGTCCCTCCAGGCTGGTTTTCGGCGGGTTGCCGAAACTGACCAGCCAGCATTGTCTCAGATTTCGACCAAATACCGGAAAACGGCTGGCGGGCCGATGCGGGTCTTACCGTCTGTTAACGCGGGGTCAGAGTGCGTCGCCGAGCTCACGCAGCAGCGCGGCCTTGCCCTTGGCCCCGACGATGCGCTTTACCGGGGCGCCATTCTTGAACAGGATCATCGTCGGGATCGAGACGACCTGGAAGTCCCGGGCGGTAGCCGGGTTGGCGTCTACGTCGAGCTTGGCCACCGTCAACTGACCGGCCTTCTCGGAGGCGATCTCCTCCAGTACCGGCGCGACCATCTTGCAGGGCCCGCACCACGTGGCCCAGAAGTCCACCAGCACCGGCGTGCTGCTGGCCAGAACGTCGTCGGAAAACGAATCGTCGGTGACCGCTACGGTCGCGCTGCCCTCACTCATGGTGTCATTCCTGTCGCTCGAAACGGGTTGGGGATCAGTCGTTGTCGGCCAGCCAGCGTTCGGCGTCGATGGACGCCGCACAGCCGCTGCCCGCGGCGGTGATGGCCTGGCGGTAGGTGTGGTCGACCAGGTCCCCGGCTGCGAATACGCCGTCGACCGATGTCGCGGTGGTGCGCCCGACGGTCAGCACGTAACCCTCGTCGTCGAGGTCGACCTGGCCGCGTACCAGTTCCGAACGCGGATCGTGGCCGATCGCCACGAACACGCCGGTCACGGCCAGCTTGGATTCCTCACCCGTCACGGTGTCGCGCAACCGCACCCCTGTCACCTTGGGCGAACCTTCGATCTCGGTGATCTCGGTGTTGGTGAGGAAGGTGATCTTGTCGTTGGCCCGGGCGCGTTCCAGCATGATCTTCGACGCGCGGAACTCTTCGCGGCGGTGGATGAGGGTCACGCTGCGGGCGAACCGGGTGAGGAAGGTCGCTTCTTCCATGGCTGAATCACCGCCGCCGACGACCACGATGTCCTCGTCGCGGAAGAAGAAGCCGTCGCAGGTGGCGCAGGTACTCACCCCCATCCCCGTCAGCGCCTCTTCGCCGGGCACCCCGAGGTGGCGGGCCGCGGCACCCATCGCCAGGATCACCGAGCGGGCCCGGTGGGTCTCGTCGCCCACCGTGACCGACTTCAGCGGGCCGGTGAGGTCGACCGCGTCGACGTCTTCCATCCGCAGGTCCGCGCCGAAGTGCAGTGCCTGCTCGCGCATCTGGTCCATCAGCTCGGGCCCGGTGATGCCGTCGCGGAAGCCCGGGTAGTTCTCCACCTCGGTGGTGGTCATCAGCGCGCCGCCGAACTGCGTGCCCTCGAACACCAGCGGTTTGAGCTGGGCGCGGGCCGCGTACACGGCAGCGGTGTAACCGGCAGGTCCCGATCCGATGATGATGACGTCGTGGACGGTCTCTGGGGAGGTCATATCGGCCTTTCTGCCGGATAGTCGTTCGGCATGCCTGGTAACGCCAGCCTAGGCTGAGGTGTTCCCGGCGAACGCGTGGGACAGACTACGGGTGTTTGACCATTGTGTCCGCAAGCAACCCGGCGTGGGCGGCATCGCAGTCCGGGGCCACCACGAGACCCACGACCGAACCGGGGACATCCGAGGGCAGCAGGATCAGCACGCCGCGTCGGCCGCCGGCATCCATGGGCCGGCCACCCAGCACCTTGATTCCCGGCGGGTAGCCGAGCGCGGACAAGCACTGGGCGCGCCGGTCGGGATCGGTCAGCGGCCCGAGATCAGGGCGGGCGGACAGCAGCCCGAGTAGCTGCGGCTCGGAGAGGTCGACTGCCGGTTCTTGTCGCGACACCGTGATCTGCTCGAACCTCGCCGTCGCCGCCGGTGTGGGCCGGGCGGGGTGCATCAGTGCGGCGCTGCCGACCCCGATGACGGCCAGTGCCGCACACCCGCCCGCGATGGCAGCGACCCGGCGCAGCCTGTGCACACCGGGTCTCAGTGAGTGTTCGGGCGGGGGAGCGGCGCGTAACGCAGAGGTGAGGCGCGCGGTCACCTCGTGGGGTACCGGAGGCGCGGATCGCGCATCGTCGGCCAGATCTGCCAGGTCTCGGCGCACCCGGTCGAGGGCGGCCAGCATGTCCGCTGCTTCGGGTTCGGTACGCGCGCGGTGACGCAGCCGGGCGGCGGTGGCGTCGTCGAGCAACCCCGCCTGCAGCTGAGCGAGCAGGTCAGGCGTGATCGGCTCGTCTGACGGCGCTGGGTGCGTGCTGGCGCTCATCGGGATCAAAATATCGCAGCGACCGCGCAAGTTTGGCCCTGCCTCGCGCGCAACGGCTTTTCACGGTGCCCTCTGCGACGCCGAGCAGCCGGGCGGTCTCGGCCACCGAGTAGCCCTGCATATCCACCGCGACGATCGCTGCGCGCTGCTCGACGGGCAGGGCCAGCAGTGCGCGTTCCACCATGATCGCGGTGTCGACCCGGTGCGCCGGATCGCCTGCGGGGTCCCGCAGATGGCCGAGTTCGGTGTCGTCGGGCGCGACGGCCGGCTGGGACTTGGCCCGCCGGAGCCGGTCCAGGCAGGCGTTGATGACGATGCGGTACAGCCAACTGCTCACCGCGGAGTCGTATCGGAACGATGCCGCGGTGCGATGCGCGGACAGCAGGGCGTCCTGCACCGCGTCGTCGGCGTCGTCGTCATGGCGGCTGGTGAGGTACGCCAGCCGGCGCAGCTGCCGATGATGGCGGTGGACCAATTCCTCGAACGCGTAGCGATCCCCGCACACGTGGGCGGCGAGTAACTCGGCATCCGTGCGTGCTCCGGTACCCGCTGACGCCGACGGATCTCCGGTCCCCCCGAACCTGCTCACAGCCGAACACTAAGGGGTGCCGGGCAAGGCTCCTGACACTTATTTGTCGGACCGCCCCTCAGCCGTGCTCAGCGCGGCCGGGAGGTTGTGGATGACCTGTCAGGACGCCGCTCGCACGGTGATCTCGGAGATGTCGGTGCGGTTCTTTCCATCCACGGTGCCCAGCGTCGTGATCCACACCAGCACATTGGATGTCGGTGCTGCCTTGTTCACGGTGATGGTGTTGGACCCGGGCTTGAGTGGGGTCGGCGGACTCAGCTCGGTGGTGTCCGTCAGTGCCGACGGCGACGAACTCTGTGCGGACCGGATCTGCACAGCTGTACCGGTGCTGTCGAGGTTGACGGTCACCGAGCCGACCACCGTGGGCTGCGGCAGCTGCAGCAGCAGTCCGACACCGTTCTTGAAGTTCGGGAACGGTGTGGAGTCGGTGTAAGCGTCGGTGGACCACGCCGTGCCCGGATCACCGTCGATGGCCTGCCCGGCCTGGCCCGGGTTGTCGGCCTCTCCTTCAGGCGAAAAGACCGTCGCCTTGACGGGTTTCACGACGCTGCCCGACGGCGCGGAACCGTTTGTCGCTGTGGTCGAGGCGGAAGGCGCGTTCAGACCCAACTCGTCCTTGTTCAGCCCACCGCCGACGTTGCCGAAGATGTGGTTGAGGATCGAGGCGAGCACGACGAGTGCGACGATGATGACCGCGCCGCCGGCAACCAAGCCGATCATCAGACCCTTGCGACGACGTGCGGCAGCTTCCTCGGCGGCACCCGTGGTGGCGTAGGGCCGGGCCGGCTCGGGAGCCGGAGGTTCGTGCGGAGCCTCCATCAGCTCTGTGCGATTGGCAATGGCGGTGGCCTGCTGCAGCAGGTTGAGCAGCGTGGGTGCGCTGCGGATACCGCCACCCTCCTGGACGGCACGGGCCGCGGCCGCTGAAATCTGGAACGGGATGTCACGGTCCACCGCGCGTGGTTCGACGGGTTGGCCGGCAGCGTCGCGGGCAGCTGGTTCGAGTCCGCTGCGTACGCCGGACTCGGGTAGCGGCCACCGGTCGATCAGCAGGGCGTACAACGCCGCACCGATGCCCCGGATGTCGTCGTCGGGCGTGGCCTCGGGCAGGGTGGCCGGGAAGGCCAGCGCCACGTCGCCCTCGATGCTGACCCGCACGCGACTGGGATGGTCGATCGACAGCGCCACACCGGCCCGGTGGGCGGCCTCGGCGGCTGCGGCTAACGACTGGATGGCCCGAGCGCCGCCGATCGGCGACGGCGAGGTGTCGGCCACCTCGGCCAACGAGCCGCCGCGGATCCACTCCGATACGACGAGCCCACCCGACCCGCTCTGGGCGACATCGAGCACCCGAGCGACACCAGGCACGTCGAGGCGGCTGAGCTTGAGGGTGCGCGAGAGGATCTCTTGCACCTGTTCGCGGGGCATGACGCCGTCGGGGTCGACGAATGTCAACGCCACCTGCCGGTCCAGTGCGGTATCGAGTGCCTGCCAGAACTGCAGGTTGGGCGGCCCGCCATGGAACACCAGCAGCCGGTAACGGCCGTTGGCGATGGTGGCGCCCGGGATCAGCTGGATGTCGTCGTCGGTGGCGGTTTCGGCCACCGGTTCTCGCCGCGGGGCAAACGAGGTCGGTTC encodes:
- the trxB gene encoding thioredoxin-disulfide reductase, yielding MTSPETVHDVIIIGSGPAGYTAAVYAARAQLKPLVFEGTQFGGALMTTTEVENYPGFRDGITGPELMDQMREQALHFGADLRMEDVDAVDLTGPLKSVTVGDETHRARSVILAMGAAARHLGVPGEEALTGMGVSTCATCDGFFFRDEDIVVVGGGDSAMEEATFLTRFARSVTLIHRREEFRASKIMLERARANDKITFLTNTEITEIEGSPKVTGVRLRDTVTGEESKLAVTGVFVAIGHDPRSELVRGQVDLDDEGYVLTVGRTTATSVDGVFAAGDLVDHTYRQAITAAGSGCAASIDAERWLADND
- the trxA gene encoding thioredoxin: MSEGSATVAVTDDSFSDDVLASSTPVLVDFWATWCGPCKMVAPVLEEIASEKAGQLTVAKLDVDANPATARDFQVVSIPTMILFKNGAPVKRIVGAKGKAALLRELGDAL
- the sigM gene encoding RNA polymerase sigma factor SigM, whose translation is MSRFGGTGDPSASAGTGARTDAELLAAHVCGDRYAFEELVHRHHRQLRRLAYLTSRHDDDADDAVQDALLSAHRTAASFRYDSAVSSWLYRIVINACLDRLRRAKSQPAVAPDDTELGHLRDPAGDPAHRVDTAIMVERALLALPVEQRAAIVAVDMQGYSVAETARLLGVAEGTVKSRCARGRAKLARSLRYFDPDERQHAPSAVRRADHA